A single region of the Streptomyces sp. NBC_01803 genome encodes:
- a CDS encoding aldehyde dehydrogenase family protein: MRTPIAVHDEPQVREHRVVNPATEELIATVPATTPAEVDAAVRRAAPAQRRWAALAPADRARLLRRFAAAVDTAAEELALLEVREAGHPLGNARWEAGNVRDLLDYAAGGVERLTGRQIPVAGGLDVTFHEPLGTVAVIAPWNFPMPVAAWGTAPALAAGNAVLLKPAETTPLTALRLAELALDAGLPAGLFQVLPGAGPVTGTALVDHPGVAKVVFTGSTTVGKGIMARCAARVKRVTLELGGKSPNIVFADADVERAAATAPGSFLDNSGQDCCARSRILVQHAVYDRFLELLEPAVHAVRAGDPADPATALGPLISAAQRERVRSYVPEDAPAAIRGEVPAGPGYWYPATVLEARAAGDRAAAEEIFGPVAVVTPFADEEEAIRLANATDYGLSGSIWTRDVGRALRVSRAVAAGNLSVNSHSSVRYATPFGGFKQSGLGRELGPDALAAFTETKNVFLDTEH; this comes from the coding sequence GTGAGGACACCGATCGCCGTGCACGACGAGCCGCAGGTCCGCGAACACCGGGTGGTCAACCCGGCCACCGAGGAGCTGATCGCCACCGTCCCCGCGACCACCCCCGCCGAGGTCGACGCCGCCGTCCGGCGCGCGGCGCCGGCCCAGCGGCGGTGGGCCGCCCTCGCGCCCGCCGACCGCGCCCGGCTGCTGCGCCGGTTCGCCGCCGCCGTGGACACGGCGGCCGAGGAACTGGCGCTGCTGGAGGTCCGGGAGGCCGGTCACCCGCTGGGCAACGCCCGCTGGGAGGCGGGCAACGTCCGTGACCTGCTCGACTACGCCGCCGGGGGAGTGGAGCGCCTGACGGGCCGTCAGATCCCGGTCGCCGGTGGCCTGGACGTCACCTTCCACGAGCCGCTCGGCACCGTCGCCGTGATCGCCCCGTGGAACTTCCCGATGCCCGTGGCCGCTTGGGGGACCGCCCCCGCGCTCGCCGCCGGGAACGCCGTCCTGCTCAAACCGGCCGAGACCACTCCACTGACCGCCCTGCGGCTGGCCGAACTCGCCCTGGACGCGGGGCTGCCCGCGGGCCTGTTCCAGGTGCTGCCCGGCGCCGGACCGGTCACGGGCACGGCCCTTGTCGACCATCCCGGCGTCGCCAAGGTGGTGTTCACCGGCTCCACCACCGTCGGCAAGGGCATCATGGCCCGCTGCGCGGCCCGGGTGAAGCGCGTGACTCTCGAACTCGGGGGCAAGAGCCCGAACATCGTCTTCGCCGACGCCGACGTGGAGCGCGCCGCCGCCACCGCGCCCGGCTCGTTCCTCGACAACAGCGGTCAGGACTGCTGCGCCCGCAGCCGTATTCTCGTCCAACACGCCGTCTACGACCGGTTCCTGGAGCTGCTGGAGCCGGCCGTGCACGCCGTCCGGGCCGGCGACCCGGCCGATCCCGCCACCGCCCTGGGCCCGTTGATCTCCGCCGCGCAGCGCGAGCGCGTGCGGTCCTACGTCCCCGAGGACGCGCCCGCCGCCATCCGCGGTGAGGTCCCGGCGGGCCCGGGGTACTGGTATCCGGCGACCGTGCTGGAGGCGCGCGCGGCCGGCGACCGGGCCGCCGCCGAGGAGATCTTCGGCCCGGTCGCCGTCGTCACCCCCTTCGCGGACGAGGAGGAGGCGATCCGGCTGGCCAACGCCACCGACTACGGGCTCTCCGGCTCGATCTGGACCCGGGACGTCGGCCGCGCGCTGCGCGTCTCGCGCGCCGTCGCCGCGGGCAACCTGTCGGTCAACTCGCACAGCAGCGTCCGTTACGCCACGCCCTTCGGCGGGTTCAAGCAGTCGGGGCTCGGCCGCGAGCTGGGCCCGGACGCCCTGGCCGCGTTCACCGAGACCAAGAACGTCTTCCTCGACACCGAGCACTGA
- a CDS encoding glutamine synthetase family protein codes for MAIRTPPLSIEELRGLVDLGELDTVVLAFTDMQGRLQGKRFAARFFLTEVLPHGTEGCDYLLAVDADMNTVDGYAMSSWERGYGDFALHGDPATLRRVPWHPGTAMITADLAWHDGSPVAVSPRQILRRQLDRLAERGWTAFVGTELEFMVFKNTYEDAWNAAYRGLTPANQYNVDYSVLGTGRVEPLLRRIRNEMGAAGLTVESAKGECNLGQHEIAFRYADALTTCDQHSVYKTGAKEIAAQEGVALTFMAKYDEREGNSCHIHFSLRDEDGRPVFADSAGPYGGMSATMRHFLAGQLAALRELSLLHAPNVNSYKRFRAGSFAPTAVGWGPDNRTCALRVVGHGPSLRMENRVPGGDVNPYLAVAGMIAAGLHGVEHGLELPGPETGNAYTGDADRVPATLRDAAALWAGSRLAREAFGDEVVDHYLNMARVEQDAYDSAVTDWERFRSFERM; via the coding sequence GTGGCGATCCGCACACCCCCGCTGTCCATCGAGGAGCTGAGAGGTCTGGTCGACCTCGGCGAGCTCGACACCGTCGTCCTCGCCTTCACCGACATGCAGGGCAGGCTCCAGGGCAAGCGGTTCGCCGCCCGCTTCTTCCTCACCGAGGTCCTGCCCCACGGCACCGAGGGCTGCGACTACCTGCTCGCCGTGGACGCCGACATGAACACCGTCGACGGATACGCCATGTCCTCCTGGGAGCGCGGTTACGGCGACTTCGCCCTGCACGGCGACCCCGCCACCCTGCGCCGCGTCCCCTGGCACCCCGGCACCGCCATGATCACCGCCGACCTCGCCTGGCACGACGGCTCGCCCGTGGCCGTCTCGCCCCGCCAGATCCTGCGCCGCCAGCTCGACCGGCTGGCCGAGCGCGGCTGGACCGCCTTCGTGGGCACCGAGCTGGAGTTCATGGTCTTCAAGAACACCTACGAGGACGCCTGGAACGCGGCCTACCGGGGCCTGACCCCGGCCAACCAGTACAACGTCGACTACTCGGTGCTCGGCACCGGCCGCGTCGAGCCGCTGCTGCGCCGTATCCGCAACGAGATGGGCGCCGCGGGGCTCACCGTCGAGTCCGCCAAGGGCGAGTGCAACCTGGGCCAGCACGAGATCGCTTTCCGTTACGCCGACGCCCTTACCACCTGCGACCAGCACAGCGTCTACAAGACCGGCGCCAAGGAGATCGCCGCCCAGGAGGGCGTGGCCCTGACGTTCATGGCCAAGTACGACGAGCGCGAGGGCAATTCCTGCCACATCCACTTCTCGCTGCGCGACGAGGACGGTCGGCCCGTCTTCGCCGACTCCGCCGGACCGTACGGCGGCATGTCGGCGACGATGCGGCACTTCCTCGCCGGACAGCTCGCCGCCCTGCGCGAGCTGAGCCTGCTCCACGCCCCGAACGTCAACTCCTACAAGCGTTTCCGGGCCGGCTCCTTCGCCCCCACCGCCGTCGGCTGGGGCCCCGACAACCGCACCTGCGCGCTGCGCGTCGTCGGCCACGGTCCCTCCCTGCGCATGGAGAACCGGGTCCCCGGTGGGGACGTCAACCCCTACCTCGCGGTGGCCGGCATGATCGCGGCCGGGCTGCACGGCGTCGAGCACGGCCTCGAACTCCCCGGGCCGGAGACCGGGAACGCCTACACGGGCGACGCCGACCGCGTTCCGGCCACCCTGCGCGACGCCGCCGCGCTGTGGGCCGGTAGCCGGCTCGCCCGCGAGGCGTTCGGCGACGAGGTGGTGGACCACTACCTCAACATGGCTCGCGTCGAGCAGGACGCCTACGACTCCGCCGTCACCGACTGGGAGCGGTTCCGCTCCTTCGAGCGCATGTGA
- the eat gene encoding ethanolamine permease produces the protein MTEGTESGIPEGDDAYLSRRTLRTGSAGPLLLTGLGVAYVVSGDYAGWNFGLAEGGFGGLAVASVLMGLMYTCMVFALAELASVLPTAGGGYGFARRALGPWGGFLTGTAILIEFVLAPAAIAIFIGDYVESLDLFGLTSGWPVYLGCFVIFLAIHLWGVGEALRFSLVVTAIAVAALVVFACGAFTDFSADSLNDIPVDSDALGSSSWLPFGLLGIWAAFPFGMWFFLGVEGVPLAAEETRDPARTLPSAMAWAIGVLLVLAAVTFLAASGARGSDAVREAGNPLVAALEPHGETTALSRFVNYAGLAGLVASFFSLVYAGSRQLFALSRAGYLPRFLSLTSRRNAPYLGLLIPGALGFGLAATTGDGARMLNVAVFGAAISYCFMTLSHIVLRRREPDLPRPYRTPGGVVTSGVAFMLALSAVAATFLVDRDAAFIALGVYAVAVAYFAFYSRHRLVAAAPEEEFAALAEAEAELARE, from the coding sequence ATGACCGAAGGCACCGAGTCCGGCATACCCGAGGGGGACGACGCCTATCTCAGCCGTCGGACCCTGCGCACCGGCAGCGCGGGCCCGCTGCTGCTGACCGGGCTCGGGGTGGCGTACGTCGTCTCGGGCGACTACGCCGGCTGGAACTTCGGCCTGGCCGAGGGCGGCTTCGGCGGGCTGGCGGTGGCGTCCGTGCTGATGGGCCTGATGTACACCTGCATGGTGTTCGCGCTGGCCGAGCTGGCGTCGGTCCTGCCGACGGCGGGCGGCGGTTACGGCTTCGCGCGCCGCGCGCTCGGCCCGTGGGGCGGCTTCCTGACCGGGACGGCCATCCTCATCGAATTCGTGCTGGCCCCGGCGGCGATCGCGATCTTCATCGGCGACTACGTCGAATCCCTCGACCTGTTCGGCCTGACCTCCGGCTGGCCGGTCTACTTGGGCTGCTTCGTGATCTTCCTCGCCATCCACCTGTGGGGCGTGGGTGAGGCGCTGCGCTTCAGCCTGGTGGTGACGGCGATCGCGGTGGCCGCCCTGGTGGTCTTCGCCTGCGGCGCGTTCACGGACTTCAGCGCGGACTCACTCAACGACATCCCGGTGGACTCCGACGCGCTCGGATCCAGCTCCTGGCTGCCGTTCGGGCTGCTGGGCATCTGGGCGGCATTCCCGTTCGGCATGTGGTTCTTCCTCGGCGTGGAGGGCGTCCCGCTCGCGGCCGAGGAGACCAGGGACCCGGCCCGGACCCTGCCGAGCGCGATGGCCTGGGCGATCGGCGTGCTGCTGGTGCTGGCGGCGGTGACGTTCCTGGCCGCGTCGGGCGCGCGCGGCTCGGACGCCGTGCGGGAGGCGGGGAACCCGCTGGTGGCGGCGCTGGAGCCGCACGGCGAGACGACGGCGCTGAGCCGTTTCGTCAACTACGCGGGGCTCGCCGGCCTGGTGGCCTCGTTCTTCTCGCTGGTCTACGCCGGGTCCCGGCAGCTCTTCGCCCTCTCCCGGGCCGGCTATCTGCCGCGCTTCCTGTCGCTGACCAGCCGCCGCAATGCCCCGTACCTGGGCCTGCTGATCCCGGGCGCGCTGGGCTTCGGCCTGGCCGCGACGACCGGGGACGGTGCGCGGATGCTGAACGTCGCGGTGTTCGGCGCGGCGATCTCGTACTGCTTCATGACGCTGTCGCACATCGTGCTGCGCCGCCGCGAGCCGGACCTGCCGCGTCCGTACCGGACGCCGGGCGGCGTGGTCACCTCGGGCGTGGCGTTCATGCTCGCGCTGTCGGCGGTGGCGGCGACGTTCCTGGTGGACCGGGACGCCGCGTTCATCGCGCTGGGCGTGTACGCGGTGGCCGTCGCGTACTTCGCCTTCTACAGTCGGCACCGGCTGGTGGCCGCCGCTCCCGAGGAGGAGTTCGCGGCGCTGGCCGAGGCGGAGGCCGAACTCGCCCGTGAGTGA
- a CDS encoding 3-oxoacyl-ACP reductase, which produces MTETTAVCRRLVGRTAVVTGAGSGIGLATARRLAAEGAHVVCADVDTERGEAAAAETGGRYVPTDVTDEEQVEALFKAAHDTYGSVDIAFNNAGISPPDDDSILTTGLDAWQRVQRTNLTSVFLCCKAVIPYMRRQGKGSIINTASFVAVMGAATSQISYTASKGGVLAMSRELGVQFAREGIRVNALCPGPVNTPLLKELFAKDPERAARRLVHVPVGRFAEPEEIAAAVAFLASDDSSFVNAADFLVDGGISGAYVTPL; this is translated from the coding sequence GTGACCGAGACCACCGCCGTATGCCGCCGCCTCGTGGGCCGCACCGCCGTCGTCACGGGGGCGGGCAGCGGCATCGGCCTGGCGACCGCCCGCCGGCTGGCCGCCGAGGGCGCCCACGTGGTCTGCGCGGACGTGGACACCGAGCGGGGCGAGGCCGCCGCGGCCGAGACCGGCGGCCGGTACGTGCCGACCGACGTCACCGACGAGGAGCAGGTCGAGGCGCTGTTCAAGGCTGCCCACGACACCTACGGCTCGGTCGACATCGCGTTCAACAACGCCGGTATCTCGCCGCCCGACGACGACTCCATCCTCACCACAGGGCTGGACGCCTGGCAGCGGGTACAGCGGACCAACCTCACCTCGGTCTTCCTGTGCTGCAAGGCCGTCATCCCCTACATGCGCCGCCAGGGCAAGGGCTCCATCATCAACACCGCCTCGTTCGTCGCCGTGATGGGCGCCGCCACCTCCCAGATCAGCTACACCGCCTCCAAGGGCGGCGTGCTCGCGATGTCCCGGGAGCTGGGCGTGCAGTTCGCCCGCGAGGGCATCCGCGTCAACGCCCTGTGCCCCGGGCCGGTCAACACCCCGCTGCTGAAGGAACTGTTCGCCAAGGACCCGGAGCGCGCCGCGCGCCGGCTGGTCCACGTGCCGGTGGGGCGGTTCGCCGAGCCGGAGGAGATCGCCGCCGCTGTGGCCTTCCTCGCCAGCGACGACTCGTCGTTCGTCAACGCCGCCGACTTCCTGGTGGACGGCGGCATCTCGGGCGCGTATGTGACGCCCTTGTAG
- a CDS encoding gamma-glutamyl-gamma-aminobutyrate hydrolase family protein: MPGSEPPLIGVSTYLEASVRWGVWDQPAALLPAGYHRLVQRAGGVAVLLPPDAAPAAATAVLARLDGLVIAGGPDVDPARYGAPRDPRTGPPAPERDAWELALIDAALARRMPLLGVCRGMQLLNVALGGTLHQHVDGHTGPPGVFAEHEVTPVAGTLLADALPNPIRVPAYHHQAVAGLGSGLIASAHAPDGMIEAVELPAADGFALAVQWHPEAGHDISVTHALITAARTP, translated from the coding sequence GTGCCGGGGAGCGAACCGCCGCTGATCGGTGTCAGCACCTATCTGGAGGCATCGGTCCGCTGGGGCGTGTGGGACCAGCCCGCCGCCCTGCTGCCGGCCGGCTACCACCGGCTGGTGCAGCGGGCGGGCGGCGTGGCGGTGCTGCTGCCGCCGGACGCCGCCCCGGCGGCGGCCACGGCGGTGCTGGCGCGCCTCGACGGCCTGGTGATCGCCGGCGGCCCGGACGTCGACCCGGCCCGGTACGGCGCACCCCGCGACCCGCGCACCGGCCCGCCCGCGCCGGAGCGGGACGCCTGGGAGCTGGCGCTGATCGACGCGGCACTGGCCCGGCGGATGCCGCTGCTGGGCGTCTGCCGGGGGATGCAGCTGCTGAACGTGGCCCTGGGCGGCACCCTCCACCAGCACGTGGACGGCCACACCGGCCCACCGGGCGTCTTCGCGGAACACGAAGTGACCCCGGTCGCCGGCACCCTGCTGGCCGATGCCCTCCCGAACCCGATCCGGGTCCCCGCGTACCACCACCAGGCGGTGGCCGGACTCGGCTCGGGACTGATCGCCTCGGCCCACGCACCGGACGGCATGATCGAGGCGGTGGAACTGCCCGCCGCCGACGGCTTCGCCCTGGCCGTGCAATGGCACCCGGAGGCAGGCCACGACATCTCCGTGACGCACGCCCTGATCACGGCGGCACGCACCCCCTGA
- a CDS encoding DUF2510 domain-containing protein: MTTPPGWYPDPGHSNAGPALERWWDGSAWTGQTRAVGGGSPAAPAVSLAPPGYQPFGPPPPSPSSPPGRRRGVVAAVVTGGVAVAAALAVTAVLLLGGGDGDGGGDGDERADGPSASAEEDPGDAGGAPGDGTPEDEPGQDDERPDPDGESGDPGGGAAGFTEAAAGGVALPLLDGWTEGELTDGVAVTSGAYPCPRDESLRCVSGGAFLFVLPGMASVPAEEVVAADIGENERESYNDEAYGGVTGSQRVLAEEVTVAGQEGYRVRSRIETEAGTRAYVESVAFPAPDGSGDLIVIRLGFDIGDDAPPVADLDRVVLGARAVSGAPGTEV; the protein is encoded by the coding sequence ATGACGACTCCGCCCGGTTGGTACCCCGACCCCGGCCACTCCAACGCCGGGCCCGCGCTGGAGCGGTGGTGGGACGGCTCCGCCTGGACCGGTCAAACCCGGGCCGTCGGCGGCGGCTCCCCGGCGGCCCCCGCGGTGTCCCTGGCGCCCCCGGGATACCAGCCGTTCGGCCCGCCGCCGCCCTCGCCGTCGTCGCCGCCCGGGCGCCGCCGGGGCGTGGTCGCCGCGGTCGTGACCGGCGGCGTGGCCGTGGCCGCCGCCCTGGCGGTCACCGCCGTGCTGCTCCTCGGCGGCGGCGACGGAGACGGCGGCGGAGACGGAGACGAACGCGCCGACGGGCCGAGCGCCTCGGCGGAGGAGGATCCCGGCGACGCCGGCGGCGCCCCCGGGGACGGGACGCCCGAGGACGAGCCGGGCCAGGACGACGAACGGCCGGATCCGGACGGGGAGTCCGGCGATCCGGGCGGTGGCGCGGCCGGGTTCACCGAAGCGGCGGCCGGCGGCGTCGCCCTGCCCCTGCTCGACGGCTGGACGGAGGGCGAGCTGACCGACGGCGTCGCCGTGACCTCCGGGGCGTACCCCTGCCCCCGGGACGAGAGCCTGCGGTGCGTCAGCGGTGGCGCGTTCCTCTTCGTCCTGCCCGGGATGGCGAGCGTCCCCGCCGAGGAGGTCGTGGCCGCCGACATCGGCGAGAACGAGCGCGAGTCCTACAACGACGAGGCGTACGGGGGCGTCACCGGCTCGCAGCGGGTCCTCGCCGAGGAGGTGACCGTCGCGGGGCAGGAGGGCTACCGCGTCCGGAGCCGGATCGAGACCGAGGCGGGCACCCGGGCGTACGTGGAATCCGTCGCCTTTCCCGCTCCCGACGGCTCCGGCGACCTGATCGTGATCCGGCTCGGATTCGACATCGGGGACGACGCTCCGCCGGTGGCCGATCTGGATCGTGTGGTGCTCGGCGCCCGGGCCGTCTCCGGCGCACCCGGTACCGAAGTCTGA
- a CDS encoding FadR/GntR family transcriptional regulator, producing MDDGVDGGGGAADAAAWPAGVLRPVRTGNGFEEALRQILQVLRLGLVPGGGRLPAERELAPLLGVSRVTLREVLKVLADEGLVESRRGRYGGTFVRRRPEPAGGGAGEEELRRRIAGADVEDTLRLREVLDVGAAGLCAADGLDAGAAGRLRAALAGTGETPLTEYRRADTLLHLTLAELSGSPSLAAQYAAVRATLNGLLDCVPLLVRHLEHSQAQHTALVAAVLAGDADRARAVMREHCAGTAALLRGFLA from the coding sequence ATGGACGACGGCGTGGACGGCGGTGGCGGGGCGGCGGACGCGGCGGCCTGGCCGGCCGGGGTGCTGCGGCCGGTGCGGACGGGCAACGGGTTCGAGGAGGCGTTGCGGCAGATACTCCAGGTGCTGCGGCTCGGCCTGGTGCCCGGTGGTGGACGGCTGCCCGCCGAACGCGAGCTGGCGCCGCTGCTCGGCGTCAGCCGGGTCACGCTGCGCGAGGTGCTGAAGGTGCTCGCGGACGAGGGTCTGGTGGAGAGCCGGCGCGGCCGGTACGGCGGGACGTTCGTGCGCCGCCGCCCCGAGCCCGCGGGCGGCGGCGCCGGGGAGGAGGAGCTGCGGCGGCGGATCGCCGGGGCCGACGTGGAGGACACGCTGCGGCTGCGCGAGGTGCTGGACGTGGGCGCGGCCGGGCTGTGCGCGGCCGACGGGCTCGACGCGGGGGCGGCGGGGCGGCTGCGCGCGGCGCTGGCCGGGACGGGCGAGACACCGCTGACCGAGTACCGCCGCGCGGACACCTTGCTGCACCTGACGCTCGCGGAGCTGTCGGGCTCGCCGTCGCTGGCCGCCCAGTACGCGGCGGTGCGGGCCACCCTGAACGGCCTGCTGGACTGTGTCCCGCTGCTGGTGCGGCACCTGGAACACTCGCAGGCACAGCACACCGCCCTGGTGGCGGCGGTGCTGGCGGGCGACGCGGACAGGGCGCGCGCGGTGATGCGCGAGCACTGCGCCGGGACGGCGGCCCTGCTGCGCGGCTTCCTGGCGTGA